The following coding sequences are from one Geothrix sp. window:
- a CDS encoding AraC family transcriptional regulator — protein MTSDALQPLFERFRLHAQTFFTGNLCAVASFDQPRDHGHLHLVRAGRGEIRYLGGRKALKIHGPGLLFYPRNLPHHLVPEGPEGLDLVCATITFGIGVGCPLALALPEVMHLGVDRVGPLAELIFQEAFASAEGRQAVVDRLCEVVLVHFVRHAVGEGMTQAGLLAGLVHPQLRSALMAVHADPARPWTLDDMAAEAGLSRSGFALQFKQTVGLTPGEHLARFRIATAQERLARGVPLKVVAFDVGYGSSTALSRAFREFTGQSPRAWLQGQRAVG, from the coding sequence ATGACCTCCGACGCCCTCCAGCCCCTCTTTGAACGCTTCCGCCTGCACGCCCAGACCTTCTTCACGGGCAACCTGTGCGCCGTGGCCAGCTTCGATCAGCCCCGGGACCACGGGCACCTCCACCTGGTCCGGGCCGGCAGGGGCGAGATCCGCTACCTGGGCGGCCGGAAGGCCCTGAAGATCCACGGGCCGGGCCTGCTGTTCTACCCGCGCAACCTGCCGCATCACCTCGTGCCGGAGGGGCCCGAGGGACTCGACCTGGTCTGCGCCACCATCACCTTCGGCATCGGGGTGGGCTGCCCCCTGGCCTTGGCCCTGCCCGAGGTCATGCACCTGGGGGTGGATCGGGTGGGGCCGCTGGCGGAACTGATCTTCCAGGAGGCCTTCGCGTCGGCGGAAGGCAGGCAGGCGGTGGTGGACCGGTTGTGTGAGGTCGTCCTGGTCCACTTCGTGCGCCATGCCGTGGGGGAGGGCATGACCCAGGCCGGGCTGCTGGCTGGGCTGGTGCACCCGCAGCTCCGGAGCGCCCTCATGGCCGTGCATGCGGATCCGGCCCGCCCCTGGACCTTGGACGACATGGCGGCCGAGGCCGGGCTCTCCCGCAGCGGGTTCGCGCTCCAGTTCAAGCAGACCGTGGGGCTGACACCAGGAGAGCACCTGGCCCGGTTCCGCATCGCCACAGCCCAGGAGCGGCTGGCTCGGGGCGTGCCGCTGAAGGTCGTGGCCTTCGACGTGGGCTACGGCAGCTCGACGGCCCTGTCCCGGGCTTTCCGGGAGTTCACGGGACAGTCGCCGAGGGCATGGCTGCAGGGGCAAAGGGCGGTGGGCTGA
- a CDS encoding response regulator — MGQRLLLVDSDRSFLKEHQVSLEAAFDLELAASPDGVLAKLETGAFAAVFICVEVSDNKGYALCSSIRKNAKLDGVKIALISAKATEEEYRRHQSLKGRADLYLHKPMAPSALVAALAPLVPGRTLDPDNPLGELVDTELGDDWLDSLKGALDGPAAELSAAPVFGVRPSSPVQTTNLDRGPALSTEVPPDSRHVRLLEDQVANLHEEMRAKDQRLAAAEERLRAAEAEAQQIQRQLNSVTLNLDELERSTRESDTLKARLAETEAALRALEETRGREGESAETLKAQLKEALTERTDLIQQVETLNQQVGEKAQRAIELLKERDRLLHETIDLEPFKAKAGELEATLAEKEAALAARQQELDAAQLAQGQLHTTIEGLVEQHTTLEGVHQATLLEVVGYKEKAHGYQLEIAGLEATMRGQGRDLAELGVRLRQVETELEASQALVLERDQQLLARQEILQQHQEEIAHLGTQLAAIRQELDETNILHDGQRLELMNGLDQKEAEIMRLNQVITELQESHAALEREKQAVHGQLSEHRDRLQNLDGLFQEIQDKLRRGSDLARG, encoded by the coding sequence ATGGGCCAACGCCTTCTCCTCGTGGACAGCGACCGGAGCTTCCTCAAGGAGCACCAGGTCAGCCTCGAAGCGGCCTTCGATCTGGAGCTGGCGGCCTCGCCGGATGGCGTACTGGCCAAGCTGGAGACCGGCGCCTTCGCCGCCGTCTTCATCTGCGTCGAGGTGTCCGACAACAAGGGCTACGCCCTCTGCTCCTCCATCCGCAAGAACGCCAAGCTGGACGGCGTGAAGATCGCGCTCATCAGCGCCAAGGCCACGGAAGAGGAATACCGGCGCCACCAGAGCCTGAAGGGCCGGGCCGACCTCTACCTGCACAAGCCCATGGCGCCCAGCGCCCTGGTGGCCGCCCTGGCGCCCCTGGTGCCCGGCCGCACCCTGGATCCCGACAACCCGCTGGGCGAGCTGGTGGACACCGAGCTGGGCGATGACTGGCTGGACAGCCTGAAGGGCGCCCTCGACGGCCCGGCCGCCGAGCTGTCCGCCGCGCCGGTCTTCGGCGTCCGGCCCTCCTCGCCCGTCCAGACCACCAACCTGGACCGCGGCCCCGCCCTGTCCACCGAAGTGCCCCCCGACAGCCGCCACGTGCGGCTCCTGGAGGACCAGGTCGCCAACCTCCACGAGGAGATGCGGGCCAAGGACCAGCGCCTGGCCGCCGCCGAGGAGCGGCTCCGGGCCGCCGAGGCCGAGGCCCAGCAGATCCAGCGCCAGCTGAACTCCGTGACCTTGAACCTGGATGAGCTGGAGCGCAGCACCCGCGAATCCGACACCCTGAAGGCGCGCCTCGCCGAGACCGAGGCGGCCCTCCGCGCCCTGGAGGAGACCCGGGGCCGCGAGGGGGAGAGCGCCGAGACGCTGAAGGCCCAGCTGAAGGAGGCCCTCACCGAGCGCACGGACCTCATCCAGCAGGTGGAGACCCTCAACCAGCAGGTGGGCGAGAAGGCCCAGCGGGCCATCGAGCTGCTGAAGGAACGGGATCGCCTGCTGCACGAGACCATCGACCTGGAGCCCTTCAAGGCCAAGGCCGGGGAGCTGGAGGCCACCCTGGCCGAGAAGGAGGCCGCCCTCGCGGCCCGCCAGCAGGAGCTGGACGCCGCGCAGCTCGCCCAGGGCCAGCTCCACACCACCATCGAAGGGCTGGTGGAGCAGCACACCACGCTGGAGGGCGTCCACCAGGCGACCCTGCTGGAGGTGGTGGGCTACAAGGAGAAGGCCCACGGCTACCAGCTGGAGATCGCGGGCCTCGAGGCCACCATGCGGGGCCAGGGCCGCGATCTGGCCGAGCTGGGCGTCCGGCTGCGCCAGGTGGAGACGGAGCTGGAGGCCAGCCAGGCCCTCGTCCTGGAGCGCGACCAGCAGCTGCTGGCCCGGCAGGAGATCCTCCAGCAGCACCAGGAGGAGATCGCCCACCTCGGCACCCAGCTGGCCGCGATCCGCCAGGAGCTGGACGAGACCAACATCCTCCACGACGGCCAGCGCCTGGAGCTCATGAACGGCCTGGATCAGAAGGAAGCCGAGATCATGCGCCTGAACCAGGTGATCACGGAACTCCAGGAGTCCCATGCGGCCCTGGAGCGGGAGAAGCAGGCCGTCCACGGCCAGCTCTCCGAGCACCGCGACCGCCTGCAGAACCTCGACGGCCTGTTCCAGGAGATCCAGGACAAGCTGCGCCGCGGGTCTGATCTCGCGAGAGGATAA
- a CDS encoding TolC family protein has translation MRTFLLGALPCLLMAQAPPLSYDDILTRARTSPGQDRIEALLAERHRALGGTRGFLREGPSLGLSAGPRTRTAGPSTTDQSVDLDLPLFLSPGIRRRLEASLGQADPALRGASRIEARFHLRQAYLEAWLAERLLHLREADLATVRTWLKAAQARLEAGADAGFQVSLVEGEALRAEADLDEARRQRLNAWVGLRTAAEVPGTPVPLMDPGDPLTLSTDGLQARFEASTLRKAIQSRLDLEEQALRHQEALATSRWSLRGSYAREGEERIGKVGLAYRFSRPGESQALRRETEATLQATRRELEVALLELDARFQSALTRLQVAPPALPFKGFDLSLHAISLRLSEGRERPSEALPIRRLLLEAQAASYRRLQAAHLLSAELQALTAEVNP, from the coding sequence ATGCGCACTTTCCTTCTGGGGGCGCTGCCCTGCCTGCTCATGGCCCAGGCGCCGCCCCTCTCCTATGACGACATCCTCACGCGGGCCCGCACGAGCCCCGGGCAGGACCGGATCGAGGCCCTGCTGGCCGAACGCCACCGGGCCCTGGGCGGTACGCGGGGCTTCCTCCGCGAGGGGCCCTCCCTGGGCCTCTCCGCAGGCCCGCGCACCCGCACGGCTGGCCCTTCCACGACGGACCAGTCCGTCGATCTGGATCTGCCCCTGTTCCTGTCGCCGGGCATCCGGCGGCGGCTGGAGGCGTCCCTGGGCCAGGCGGATCCGGCCCTGCGCGGGGCCTCCCGGATCGAAGCCCGGTTCCACCTGCGCCAAGCCTACCTGGAGGCCTGGCTGGCCGAGCGCCTGCTTCACCTCCGCGAGGCGGACCTTGCCACGGTCCGGACCTGGCTCAAGGCCGCCCAGGCGCGCCTGGAGGCCGGAGCGGACGCCGGGTTCCAGGTGAGCCTGGTGGAGGGCGAAGCGCTCCGCGCCGAGGCGGATCTCGACGAGGCCCGTCGGCAGCGGCTGAACGCCTGGGTGGGCCTTCGGACCGCCGCCGAGGTCCCGGGGACGCCCGTTCCCCTCATGGATCCTGGCGACCCACTGACGCTCTCCACGGATGGGCTCCAGGCCAGGTTCGAGGCCAGCACCTTGCGCAAGGCCATCCAAAGCCGCCTGGATCTGGAGGAGCAGGCCCTGCGCCACCAGGAGGCCCTGGCCACCAGCCGCTGGAGCCTGCGGGGCAGCTACGCCCGGGAGGGCGAGGAGCGCATCGGCAAGGTCGGCCTGGCCTACCGCTTCTCCCGCCCCGGTGAAAGCCAAGCTCTGCGCCGCGAGACCGAGGCCACCCTCCAGGCCACCCGGCGCGAGCTGGAGGTGGCCCTACTGGAGCTGGATGCCCGCTTCCAGTCGGCGCTGACGCGGCTTCAGGTCGCCCCCCCGGCCCTGCCCTTCAAGGGTTTCGACCTGTCCCTCCACGCCATCAGCCTGCGGCTCAGCGAGGGCAGGGAACGGCCTTCCGAGGCCCTGCCCATCCGCCGCCTGCTCCTGGAGGCCCAGGCCGCGTCCTACCGCCGCCTCCAGGCCGCCCACCTTCTCAGCGCCGAACTCCAGGCCCTCACGGCCGAGGTGAACCCATGA
- a CDS encoding hemolysin family protein has product MTLAAALICAALIFLSAFFVLAEFAAVRVRETQLESLAEEDPRAHRALEVHRGLSHHLSAIQAGIVLCALALGAVGEGMFSHAFHLLFGHLPWPRLVLPLSTALALLVMTTLHVVLAELVPRSLAIRAAVPWALRTAAPLLAWSRLVRPLTWCLTKLSHLVLALFGVHPEADAEDLLPSEAEFRRMLERSQAQGHLELDRKELIENLFDFSRRMVKEIAVPRARVVCFDLTRSLADNLALARTTPHTRIPLVEGDLDRVVGVIHLKELLWAMQDTDGDVDLRELAKPPFFVPEMKPIQGLLLEFQQRKQHLALVVDEHGGVDGLVTLEDVLEELVGEIQDEFDREAIQLRKTRGGAWLAQGNVLLEQLEDHLKLSLETEAGSVSLGGFFQEHLGRVLRPGDELRLQGWRIRVLSMRGRAPGQFLLKPLPPEAATPNA; this is encoded by the coding sequence GTGACCCTCGCCGCGGCCCTCATCTGCGCCGCCCTCATCTTCCTCAGCGCCTTCTTCGTCCTGGCCGAGTTCGCGGCCGTGCGGGTCCGCGAGACGCAGCTGGAATCGCTGGCCGAGGAGGATCCCCGCGCCCACCGGGCCCTGGAGGTCCACCGGGGGTTGTCCCACCACCTGTCCGCCATCCAGGCGGGCATCGTGCTCTGCGCCCTGGCCCTGGGCGCCGTGGGCGAGGGGATGTTCAGCCACGCCTTCCACCTCCTCTTCGGCCACCTGCCCTGGCCCCGGCTGGTGCTGCCCCTCAGCACGGCCCTGGCCCTGCTGGTGATGACCACCCTCCACGTGGTGCTGGCCGAGCTGGTGCCGCGCAGCCTGGCCATCCGCGCCGCCGTGCCCTGGGCCCTGCGCACCGCCGCGCCCCTGCTGGCCTGGTCGCGCCTGGTGCGGCCCCTCACCTGGTGCCTGACGAAGCTGAGCCACCTGGTGCTGGCCCTCTTCGGGGTGCATCCCGAGGCAGACGCCGAGGACCTGCTGCCCTCCGAGGCCGAGTTCCGCCGCATGCTCGAGCGCAGCCAGGCCCAGGGCCACCTGGAGCTGGACCGCAAGGAGCTCATCGAGAACCTCTTCGACTTCAGCCGCCGCATGGTGAAGGAGATCGCCGTGCCCCGGGCCCGGGTGGTCTGCTTCGACCTCACCCGCAGCCTCGCCGACAACCTCGCCCTGGCCCGCACCACGCCCCACACCCGCATCCCTCTGGTGGAGGGCGACCTCGACCGCGTGGTGGGCGTCATCCACCTCAAGGAGCTGCTCTGGGCCATGCAGGACACGGATGGCGACGTGGACCTGCGCGAGCTGGCCAAGCCCCCCTTCTTCGTGCCCGAGATGAAGCCCATCCAGGGATTGCTGCTGGAGTTCCAGCAGCGCAAGCAGCACCTCGCCCTGGTGGTGGACGAGCACGGCGGCGTGGATGGCCTGGTCACCCTGGAGGATGTCCTCGAGGAACTGGTGGGCGAGATCCAGGACGAATTCGACCGCGAGGCCATTCAGCTGCGCAAGACTCGCGGCGGCGCCTGGCTGGCCCAGGGCAACGTCCTGCTCGAGCAGCTGGAGGATCACCTGAAGCTCAGCCTGGAGACCGAGGCCGGCTCCGTGAGCCTGGGCGGCTTCTTCCAGGAACACCTGGGCCGCGTGCTGCGCCCCGGGGACGAGCTGCGCCTGCAGGGCTGGCGCATCCGCGTGCTGTCCATGCGCGGGCGCGCGCCGGGCCAGTTCCTGCTCAAGCCCCTGCCGCCGGAAGCGGCCACGCCCAATGCCTGA
- a CDS encoding trypsin-like peptidase domain-containing protein, with protein sequence MKRQVKQILGLSAFAAGCMALGMGLGHGWVASAQEEKPVMVEAKGFDRLPPIADVAEKLNPTVVAITNTSFVKNRRGFEHPQVGGQDFFDFFFGPGGPQQRRTPRGGDDEQRAVSGGSGVIISPAGEILTNYHVIASMGGGDNALEVKTNDGKSYKATVLGKDKELDIALIKIDASHLPFAKLGESDSLRIGEWVVAIGNPFGLEHTVTQGIISAKGRKLDTGVSSFLQTDAAINRGNSGGPLLNLKGEIIGINTAINPAGQNIGFAVPISQVNRILKDLRSGKPVSRGYLGIGPAELDQAYQDALGVKEGVVVSTVEKDQAADKAKVQRLDVITAVEGQPVHSPDELVTAVSSRRAGETLKLTIWRDGKTLTLTATLGDRKAIEDQRRREAGEEPEGDGGAKPQGDLKSLNLEKAYGFTVESADPKNRLKGVVVTSVDPRSPAADRGLAPGMIITEIGRQPVNTLGEFNAAVKKSGGRTLLLFIQSPNGNQKITLAIPPR encoded by the coding sequence ATGAAGCGTCAGGTGAAGCAGATTCTCGGGTTGTCGGCCTTCGCGGCCGGGTGCATGGCCTTGGGGATGGGACTCGGCCATGGGTGGGTGGCTTCGGCCCAGGAAGAGAAACCCGTGATGGTGGAGGCCAAGGGCTTCGATCGGCTGCCGCCCATCGCGGACGTGGCCGAGAAGCTGAACCCCACGGTGGTGGCCATCACGAACACCAGCTTCGTGAAGAACCGGCGCGGCTTCGAGCACCCCCAGGTGGGCGGCCAGGACTTCTTCGACTTCTTCTTCGGCCCCGGCGGCCCCCAGCAGCGGCGCACCCCCCGGGGCGGTGACGACGAGCAGCGGGCGGTGTCGGGCGGCTCCGGCGTGATCATCTCCCCCGCCGGCGAGATCCTCACCAACTACCACGTGATCGCCAGCATGGGCGGCGGCGACAACGCCCTGGAAGTCAAAACGAATGATGGGAAGAGTTACAAGGCGACCGTCCTGGGTAAGGACAAGGAGTTGGACATTGCGCTGATCAAGATCGACGCCTCGCACCTGCCCTTCGCCAAGCTCGGCGAGTCCGATTCCCTGCGCATCGGCGAGTGGGTGGTGGCCATCGGCAACCCCTTCGGCCTGGAGCACACCGTCACGCAGGGCATCATCAGCGCCAAGGGCCGCAAGCTCGATACGGGTGTCAGCTCCTTCCTGCAGACCGACGCCGCCATCAACCGTGGCAACTCCGGCGGTCCCCTGCTGAACCTCAAGGGCGAGATCATCGGCATCAACACCGCCATCAACCCGGCCGGCCAGAACATCGGCTTCGCCGTGCCCATCAGCCAGGTGAACCGCATCCTCAAGGACCTGCGCAGCGGCAAGCCCGTGAGCCGGGGCTACCTGGGCATCGGTCCCGCCGAGCTGGACCAGGCCTACCAGGACGCCCTGGGCGTCAAGGAGGGCGTGGTGGTCAGCACCGTGGAGAAGGACCAGGCCGCGGACAAGGCCAAGGTGCAGCGCCTGGACGTGATCACCGCCGTGGAGGGCCAGCCCGTGCACAGCCCCGACGAGCTGGTGACCGCGGTCTCCAGCCGCCGGGCGGGCGAGACCCTCAAGCTCACCATCTGGCGGGATGGCAAGACCCTGACCCTCACCGCCACCCTGGGCGACCGCAAGGCCATCGAGGACCAGCGTCGCCGCGAGGCCGGCGAGGAGCCCGAGGGCGACGGCGGGGCCAAGCCCCAGGGCGACCTGAAGAGCCTCAACCTCGAGAAGGCCTACGGGTTCACCGTCGAATCCGCCGATCCTAAGAACCGGCTCAAGGGCGTGGTGGTGACCTCGGTGGATCCCCGCTCCCCCGCCGCGGACCGCGGCCTGGCCCCGGGCATGATCATCACCGAGATCGGCCGCCAGCCCGTGAACACCCTGGGCGAGTTCAACGCCGCTGTGAAGAAGTCCGGGGGCCGCACCCTGCTCCTCTTCATCCAGTCCCCCAACGGCAACCAGAAGATCACCCTGGCCATTCCCCCCCGCTGA
- a CDS encoding carboxymuconolactone decarboxylase family protein, with product MATILPLDPTQASPEVASILQAVKAKLGRVPNLFLTLAKAPAALKAYLGASEAIGTGHLDAPQREVIALAVAEANGCDYCLAAHSAIGKMVGLDADTILQARSGVPANRRQAALAAFARAVVRERGRVSPLDLQAAREAGLDDQDLLEVVANVAINVLTNYTNLVAGTVVDFPKVERFAHV from the coding sequence ATGGCCACCATCCTCCCCCTCGATCCCACCCAGGCTTCCCCGGAAGTCGCCTCCATCCTCCAGGCGGTCAAGGCCAAGCTGGGCCGGGTCCCCAACCTGTTCCTCACCCTCGCCAAGGCCCCGGCGGCCCTGAAGGCCTACCTCGGCGCCTCCGAAGCCATCGGCACGGGCCATCTGGACGCCCCGCAGCGCGAAGTCATCGCCCTGGCCGTGGCCGAGGCCAACGGCTGCGACTACTGCCTAGCCGCCCACAGCGCCATCGGCAAGATGGTGGGCCTGGACGCCGATACCATCCTGCAGGCCCGCTCGGGGGTACCCGCGAACCGCCGCCAGGCCGCCCTCGCCGCCTTTGCCCGGGCCGTGGTCCGGGAACGCGGCCGGGTCTCGCCCCTGGACCTGCAGGCTGCCCGCGAGGCCGGCCTCGACGACCAGGATCTGCTGGAGGTGGTGGCCAACGTGGCCATCAACGTCCTCACCAACTACACGAACCTCGTGGCGGGCACCGTGGTGGACTTCCCCAAGGTCGAGCGCTTCGCCCACGTGTGA
- a CDS encoding pyridoxamine 5'-phosphate oxidase family protein, which produces MPSRFMDLMLTPDVQAAQARHYGRSQSRPGTAPPDTLGEDEKAFIAEMDSFYMGSVSQDGWPYVQHRGGAKGFLKVLGPSVLGFADLKGNRQLLTTGNLTHDGRVCLFLMSYPLQARLKILGRAEILSGKEYPELAKVLIPPGQERATERLFRIQVEAFDWNCPQHITRRFTEAQVGDILRPLQQRIEELEARLAGIEVPDGPPPWPESHSHGVPVPAPTDSMP; this is translated from the coding sequence ATGCCTTCCCGCTTCATGGACCTCATGCTGACCCCAGATGTCCAGGCCGCCCAGGCACGCCATTACGGCCGAAGCCAGTCCCGTCCGGGCACCGCCCCACCCGACACCCTCGGGGAGGATGAAAAGGCCTTCATCGCGGAGATGGATAGCTTCTACATGGGCTCCGTGAGCCAGGATGGCTGGCCCTACGTGCAGCACCGGGGCGGCGCCAAGGGTTTCCTGAAGGTGCTGGGGCCCTCGGTCCTGGGCTTTGCAGACCTCAAAGGAAACCGGCAGCTCCTGACCACGGGGAACCTGACCCATGACGGTCGAGTGTGCCTGTTCCTCATGAGCTATCCCCTCCAGGCCCGCCTGAAGATCCTTGGCCGGGCCGAAATCCTGAGCGGCAAAGAGTACCCCGAACTGGCCAAGGTGCTGATCCCCCCGGGCCAGGAGAGGGCCACCGAGCGGCTCTTCCGCATCCAGGTGGAAGCCTTCGACTGGAACTGTCCCCAGCACATCACCCGCCGCTTCACAGAGGCCCAAGTCGGCGACATCCTCCGCCCCCTGCAGCAGCGAATCGAGGAGCTGGAGGCCCGGTTGGCAGGGATCGAGGTCCCAGACGGGCCGCCCCCGTGGCCCGAATCACATTCCCACGGGGTCCCCGTCCCAGCACCGACTGACTCCATGCCATAG